In the genome of Microcoleus vaginatus PCC 9802, the window AATCAGACTGTGCGAGATTTGCAAATCAGTCTCGAAGACATTAACAACCACATACGGGCCAAACGTTGGGGGCCGATTAGCAGCGATGTCAGCAAGGCTTCCAGGATTCTCAACCTTCGGGTGTCTGACATTTTAGAGAGTATTCCCGAGGCGAAAAAGCCACAAGCTGAGGCGCTACTGGCACGAATCAAGGAGGGAATTGCTCAACTGGAAAAGGCTGTTGAGGCTAAAGACAGGGACAAAGTGACGGACTTGAAAGCCACAATCCTGGCTTCGGTAGGCGAAATCGAAGAGTTGATGGTGACAAAGTTTCCTTTTGAAGTGCCGGCCAAGTATGCTAATCTGCCTCAACTGAAAGGGCGCGCTACTGTGTCTGTACAAACTGAAAAAGGGGAAATTACTGTTGTGGTTGACGGCTACAGCGCGCCGGTTACGGCTGGTAATTTTGTCGATTTGGTCGATCGAGGTTTTTATGACGGTTTGCCGTTTATTCGATCGGAAGAATCCTACGTTTTGCAAACCGGAGACCCCGAAGGCAAGGAAGAGGGTTTTATTGACCCAGCTACTGGCAAATACCGGAATGTTCCGCTGGAAGTGCTCGTCAGGGACGAAAAGGAGCCTATTTACGGGATTACTCTAGAAGATGCGGGGCGTTATCGGGACGAACCTGTTTTGCCTTTTTCTGCTTTCGGTACTGTGGCAATGGCCCGTACAGAAACTGACCCTGATAGCGCTTCTTCTCAGTTTTTCTTTTTCTTGTTTGAGCCTGAACTCACGCCCGCTGGCCTGAATCTGTTGGACGGCCGGTATGCTGTTTTTGGTTACATGATTGAAGGAAAAGAAGTTTTGGAGCAACTGAAGCAGGGAGACAAGATTGTATCTGCTAAGGTAGTTAAAGGACTCGAAAATTTGGTGCGACCTCAAGTTTAATTAATGACGGCGATTACAATCGCTTCTACACCAAAGTGACGGCGATTAAAATCGCTTTTACACAAATAAAGCCCGCCTGCGCGGGCTAAAAAAATCACTATTGACAGCCAATGAAATCGCTTCTAAATAAAGGTTACAGCGATTGAAATCGCTTCGGCACAGACAAATTCAGCCTCTGCGGGATGGAAGAAGAGATAATTTTTATAGTTTCGTTATTGAAATCAGGAATTTAATCGACAGTATGGCAATTTTAGAATTTTTATTGGTAATGGGTTTGGGCGGATTCGCAGGCTTGTTGATAGTAAAAAATGTGAATGAAAACAAGCAAAAACAGCGGTTGGATGAGGCTTTTTATCAGTTATTGGAAACTCAAAATAGTCAAATTTCGCTGATTCAACTGGCCGCTAATGCTAGGGTTGAGGCTGAAGTTGCTCAGCAGTATTTAACTCGGCAAGTTAAGATTTTTTCGGCGGTTTTAGAGGTAGATGATGAAGGAGATACTTTTTATAGATTTCCTAGGTTGCGCTTGCCGCCGAGTTCGAGTAAGGAATGGTGAAGTGAGAAAGTGCGATCGACTAATTCAAATTTATGCAAGTTAAAGATATCGGTGAACAAGGTCTTTTAAGAATATTGCAAAAATTCTGCCCCGCAGAGATAGTTGGTGATGATTGCGCTGTCATGCCTACAACTCCCAACCAATCTCTCGCTATCACTACAGATATGTTGGTGGATGGAGTGCATTTTAGCGATCGCACTACGGGGCCTTATTACGCAGGATGGCGCGCCGCAGCGGCGAATTTGTCGGATCTGGCGGCTATGGGAGCAAAGCCTCTGGCGGTGACTGTAGCCCTCGCTGTGGCGGCGGATACGGCTGTGGAGTGGGTTGAAGAGTTTTATCGGGGGATGACGGCTTGCTTGCAAGAATATGATACGCCGATCGTCGGTGGCGATGTTGTGCGATCGCCCGTGGTGACTGTGGCGATTACTGCTTTTGGGGAGGTTGAGTGCGATCGTACCATTAGTCGGTCAAATGCGCGATCGGGCTGGGCGATTGTCGCTACTGGGGTTCACGGAGCCTCCCGCGCGGGATTAGAATTGCTGTTAAATCCAGAATTCGGGCAAAATCTTTCAGAAGTCGATCGGGCTTCTTTAATTCTCGCTCACCAGCGCCCTAAACCGAGGCTCGA includes:
- a CDS encoding thiamine-phosphate kinase; protein product: MQVKDIGEQGLLRILQKFCPAEIVGDDCAVMPTTPNQSLAITTDMLVDGVHFSDRTTGPYYAGWRAAAANLSDLAAMGAKPLAVTVALAVAADTAVEWVEEFYRGMTACLQEYDTPIVGGDVVRSPVVTVAITAFGEVECDRTISRSNARSGWAIVATGVHGASRAGLELLLNPEFGQNLSEVDRASLILAHQRPKPRLDVLPVVWEILDSAGEFSIAGMDSSDGLADAIIQICRASGVGAKVDRTKIPIPNIFSEILSTEKALDWALYGGEDFELVLFLPIANAELLVEKIGNGAAIVGIATDSTDIWLTDSSGIYPDAILKLDRGFQHF
- a CDS encoding peptidylprolyl isomerase, which gives rise to MPAGNAITDGRALLRFALPLDNQTVRDLQISLEDINNHIRAKRWGPISSDVSKASRILNLRVSDILESIPEAKKPQAEALLARIKEGIAQLEKAVEAKDRDKVTDLKATILASVGEIEELMVTKFPFEVPAKYANLPQLKGRATVSVQTEKGEITVVVDGYSAPVTAGNFVDLVDRGFYDGLPFIRSEESYVLQTGDPEGKEEGFIDPATGKYRNVPLEVLVRDEKEPIYGITLEDAGRYRDEPVLPFSAFGTVAMARTETDPDSASSQFFFFLFEPELTPAGLNLLDGRYAVFGYMIEGKEVLEQLKQGDKIVSAKVVKGLENLVRPQV